The proteins below are encoded in one region of Rhizobium sp. 9140:
- the serS gene encoding serine--tRNA ligase, which translates to MLDIKWVRDNPEALDAALAKRCAPAQAASLIALDEKRRGLVQALQDMQSRRNSASKEIGAAMARKNAELADRLKAEVAELKTAMPALEDQTRTVDAELLDVLSRLPNIPLDDVPVGADEHANIVTRAIGARPGWNHKALEHFEIGEALGYMDFERAAKLSGSRFTVLTGPLARMERALGQFMIDLHTGDHGYTEVSSPLMVRDDAMFGTGQLPKFAEDLFRTTDGRWLIPTAEVTLTNLVREEIVDAEKLPLRYTALTPSFRSEAGSAGRDTRGMLRQHQFWKCELVSITDAETSIEEHERMTACAEEVLKRLGLHYRVLTLCTGDMGFGARKTYDLEVWLPGQNTFREVSSCSVCGDFQGRRMNARYRSKDEKALKFVHTLNGSGTAVGRALIAVMENYLNEDGSVTVPDVLQPYMGGLTRIEAAR; encoded by the coding sequence ATGCTCGATATCAAATGGGTGCGGGATAATCCCGAAGCGCTCGACGCGGCACTGGCGAAACGCTGCGCCCCGGCTCAGGCGGCAAGCCTGATTGCGCTGGATGAAAAGCGGCGCGGCCTCGTGCAGGCGCTGCAGGACATGCAGTCCCGTCGCAATTCCGCATCGAAGGAAATCGGCGCGGCGATGGCGCGGAAGAACGCCGAGCTTGCCGATCGCCTGAAGGCCGAGGTCGCCGAGCTCAAGACCGCGATGCCGGCGCTCGAGGACCAGACGCGCACGGTCGATGCGGAACTTCTCGACGTCCTCTCCCGCCTCCCCAATATCCCTCTGGACGATGTCCCCGTCGGCGCCGACGAACACGCGAACATCGTGACCCGCGCGATCGGTGCGCGTCCTGGTTGGAACCACAAAGCGCTGGAGCATTTCGAAATCGGCGAAGCGCTTGGTTACATGGATTTCGAACGTGCGGCCAAGCTGTCCGGTTCCCGCTTCACGGTGCTGACCGGCCCGCTGGCCCGCATGGAGCGGGCGCTCGGCCAGTTCATGATCGATCTCCACACCGGCGATCATGGCTACACCGAGGTTTCCTCGCCGCTGATGGTGCGTGACGATGCCATGTTCGGCACCGGCCAGCTTCCAAAATTTGCCGAGGATCTGTTTCGCACGACGGACGGCCGCTGGCTGATCCCGACGGCCGAGGTGACGCTGACCAACCTCGTGCGCGAGGAGATCGTCGACGCCGAAAAACTGCCGCTGCGCTATACGGCGCTGACGCCGTCCTTCCGTTCGGAAGCCGGTTCTGCCGGTCGGGATACCCGCGGTATGCTGCGCCAGCACCAGTTCTGGAAATGTGAGCTTGTGTCGATCACAGACGCCGAGACGTCGATCGAAGAGCACGAACGGATGACGGCTTGCGCGGAAGAGGTGCTGAAGCGTCTCGGCCTGCATTACCGCGTCCTCACGCTCTGCACCGGCGACATGGGCTTCGGCGCCCGCAAGACCTACGATCTCGAAGTCTGGCTGCCGGGTCAAAACACCTTCCGCGAGGTCTCTTCCTGCTCCGTCTGCGGCGATTTCCAGGGTCGGCGCATGAATGCGCGTTACCGCTCGAAGGACGAGAAGGCGCTGAAGTTCGTCCACACGCTGAACGGTTCGGGTACAGCCGTCGGCCGCGCGCTGATCGCCGTTATGGAAAACTACCTGAACGAGGATGGTTCGGTCACCGTGCCCGACGTTCTCCAGCCCTATATGGGTGGGCTGACGCGGATCGAAGCGGCGCGTTGA